In Streptomyces sp. NBC_01408, one DNA window encodes the following:
- a CDS encoding amidohydrolase, which produces MSRESQTALPGKTDRPELPGKLPDHLRAELIAFRRDLHMHPELGHQEFRTTAAIKARLEKAGLRPRVLKSGTGLICDVGAWDGVRPMLALRADIDALPIPDAKTHVAYRSTVPDRAHACGHDVHTATVLGAGLVLAELDRQGLLPRPVRLLFQPAEEVLPGGATEAIEAGVLDGVGKIIAVHCDPRVDAGRIGLRAGPITSACDRLEVSLSGPGGHTARPHLTTDLVTAAARVALDVPAVLARRMDARSGMSVTWGRIEAGHACNVIPMHAELSGTIRCLDLNAWHEAPDMIHAAIDEVSTMHGAKFEINHVRGVPPVVNDPVVTELLREAMAARCGAESVEDTEQSLGGEDFSWYLEHVPGAMARLGVRTPGDTAKRDLHRGDFDVDEDAIAVGVEFFTAAVLLDGRRARPVG; this is translated from the coding sequence ATGTCCCGCGAGTCCCAGACCGCCCTGCCCGGTAAGACCGACCGGCCCGAGCTGCCCGGCAAGCTTCCGGACCACCTGCGTGCCGAACTGATCGCCTTCCGACGGGACTTGCACATGCATCCCGAGCTCGGACACCAGGAGTTCCGCACCACGGCGGCGATCAAGGCCCGGCTGGAGAAAGCCGGCCTGCGCCCACGGGTGCTGAAGTCCGGCACCGGCCTGATCTGTGACGTGGGGGCGTGGGACGGGGTACGGCCGATGCTGGCCCTGCGCGCGGACATCGACGCCCTGCCCATCCCGGACGCCAAGACGCACGTCGCGTACCGCTCGACCGTCCCGGACCGCGCGCACGCCTGCGGCCACGACGTGCACACCGCGACCGTCCTCGGGGCCGGCCTGGTGCTGGCCGAGCTCGACCGGCAGGGCCTGCTGCCCCGGCCGGTGCGGCTGCTGTTCCAGCCCGCCGAGGAGGTGCTCCCGGGCGGAGCCACCGAGGCCATCGAGGCGGGGGTCCTGGACGGCGTGGGGAAGATCATCGCCGTCCACTGCGACCCCCGGGTCGACGCCGGCCGGATCGGACTGCGGGCCGGCCCCATCACCTCGGCCTGCGACCGGCTGGAAGTCAGCCTGTCGGGCCCCGGCGGACACACGGCCCGGCCGCACCTGACCACCGACCTGGTGACGGCCGCCGCGCGCGTGGCCCTGGACGTACCGGCCGTACTGGCCCGCCGGATGGACGCCCGCTCGGGGATGTCGGTCACCTGGGGGCGGATCGAGGCCGGGCACGCCTGCAACGTGATCCCGATGCACGCCGAGCTGTCGGGCACCATCCGGTGCCTGGACCTGAACGCCTGGCACGAGGCTCCGGACATGATCCACGCGGCCATCGACGAGGTGTCGACGATGCACGGGGCCAAGTTCGAGATCAACCACGTGCGCGGGGTGCCGCCGGTGGTCAACGACCCGGTGGTCACCGAACTGCTCCGCGAGGCGATGGCCGCCCGGTGCGGAGCCGAATCGGTCGAGGACACCGAGCAGAGCCTGGGCGGGGAGGACTTCTCCTGGTACCTGGAGCACGTCCCGGGCGCGATGGCCCGCCTCGGGGTGCGTACCCCCGGTGACACGGCCAAGCGCGACCTGCACCGGGGCGACTTCGACGTGGACGAGGACGCGATCGCCGTCGGCGTGGAGTTCTTCACGGCCGCCGTCCTGCTGGACGGCCGCCGTGCCAGGCCCGTCGGGTAA
- a CDS encoding N-acetylneuraminate synthase family protein, translating into MTATAHAHARLRTFGPRTAGPGRPVYVVGEIGINHNGDLGNAFALIDAAAEAGCDAVKFQKRTPEICTPRDQWDIERDTPWGRMTYIDYRHKVEFGEDEYRAIDEHCAKRGIDWFASPWDTEAVAFLEKFDVPAHKVASASLTDDELLRALRATGRTVVLSTGMSTPRQIRHAVEVLGSENILLCHATSTYPAKAEELNLRVINTLQEEYPNVPIGYSGHETGLQTTLAAVALGATFVERHITLDRAMWGSDQAASVEPGGLTRLVRDIRTIETALGDGVKRVYDSELGPMKKLRRFQGEPVAV; encoded by the coding sequence ATGACCGCCACCGCCCACGCCCACGCCCGCCTGCGGACCTTCGGACCGCGCACCGCCGGCCCCGGCCGGCCCGTCTACGTCGTCGGCGAGATCGGCATCAACCACAACGGTGACCTCGGCAACGCCTTCGCCCTCATCGACGCCGCCGCCGAAGCGGGCTGCGACGCCGTGAAGTTCCAGAAGCGCACCCCGGAGATCTGCACCCCGCGCGACCAGTGGGACATCGAGCGCGACACCCCCTGGGGCCGGATGACCTACATCGACTACCGCCACAAGGTCGAGTTCGGCGAGGACGAGTACCGGGCCATCGACGAGCACTGCGCCAAGCGCGGCATCGACTGGTTCGCCTCCCCGTGGGACACCGAGGCCGTCGCCTTCCTGGAGAAGTTCGACGTCCCCGCGCACAAGGTGGCCTCCGCCTCCCTCACCGACGACGAGCTGCTGCGCGCCCTGCGCGCCACCGGCCGCACCGTCGTCCTCTCCACCGGCATGTCCACCCCGCGCCAGATCCGGCACGCGGTGGAGGTGCTCGGCAGCGAGAACATCCTGCTCTGCCACGCCACCTCGACGTACCCGGCCAAGGCGGAGGAGCTCAACCTGCGGGTGATCAACACCCTCCAGGAGGAGTACCCCAACGTCCCGATCGGCTACTCCGGCCACGAGACGGGCCTGCAGACCACCCTCGCCGCCGTCGCCCTCGGCGCCACCTTCGTCGAGCGCCACATCACCCTCGACCGCGCGATGTGGGGCTCCGACCAGGCTGCCTCCGTCGAGCCCGGCGGCCTGACCCGCCTGGTCCGCGACATCCGCACCATCGAGACCGCCCTCGGCGACGGCGTCAAGCGGGTGTACGACTCCGAGCTCGGCCCCATGAAGAAGCTCCGCCGCTTCCAGGGCGAGCCGGTGGCCGTCTGA
- a CDS encoding DUF6716 putative glycosyltransferase: MPERKRVAVLADSDTRWKWGALTAGRLVPDHQLTGFLLRGRATPTARQLGEVGVRADRLTEVTCAQFLAEIERERYDVIVLALVGGAVQAVLHGARALWPAPAERPVLVTGYVGVVYEKLADGLLLRHGADLVLANSRHDAERFRAVYEGVGADAGAVTETALPFLGGAPYEPAGSRAHTVVFAVQPSVPESRADRTYLLERAAGHARLHPEREVLIKLRSRPGEHTTHLEEQPYQRLAAKLPGGMPPNCRLVYGNMGEVLDGTDLLVTVSSTAALESLHRGIPTAVLTDLGIREALGNHHFLGSGCLASWDQLDSGLLPQGDPHWLAAQGVLPGPAAPGPAVPGPDAPAVGPDAGAAYDAYAAARARVAALVGARRLPSPAPYYTLTTAPGYLPGILARHHLAPDGTPLPGAAREPEGQSRLRRRLRAHLREAARGAYRHGVQRVAPVIRRLGEL; this comes from the coding sequence GTGCCAGAACGCAAGCGCGTAGCCGTACTCGCCGATTCCGATACGCGATGGAAATGGGGTGCACTCACCGCAGGCCGTCTCGTGCCCGACCACCAGCTCACCGGATTCCTGCTGCGCGGCCGCGCCACTCCCACCGCCCGCCAGCTCGGCGAAGTGGGGGTCCGCGCCGACCGGCTGACCGAGGTGACCTGCGCGCAGTTCCTCGCCGAGATCGAGCGCGAGCGCTACGACGTGATCGTCCTCGCCCTCGTCGGCGGCGCCGTCCAGGCCGTCCTGCACGGGGCCCGCGCCCTGTGGCCCGCGCCGGCCGAACGCCCCGTACTCGTCACCGGCTACGTGGGCGTCGTGTACGAGAAGCTCGCCGACGGACTGCTGCTGCGCCACGGCGCCGACCTCGTCCTCGCCAACTCCCGCCACGACGCGGAGCGCTTCCGCGCCGTGTACGAGGGAGTGGGCGCCGACGCGGGCGCCGTCACCGAGACCGCGCTGCCCTTCCTCGGCGGGGCGCCGTACGAGCCGGCCGGGAGCCGCGCCCACACGGTGGTCTTCGCCGTACAGCCCTCCGTGCCCGAAAGCCGCGCGGACCGTACGTACCTGCTGGAGCGGGCGGCCGGACACGCCCGGCTGCACCCGGAGCGGGAAGTGCTGATCAAGCTGCGCAGCAGACCGGGGGAGCACACCACACACCTGGAGGAGCAGCCCTACCAGCGGCTCGCGGCGAAGCTCCCCGGCGGGATGCCGCCCAACTGCCGCCTGGTCTACGGGAACATGGGCGAGGTGCTGGACGGTACCGACCTGCTGGTCACCGTCTCCTCCACCGCCGCCCTGGAGTCCCTGCACCGGGGCATCCCGACGGCCGTCCTCACCGACCTCGGCATCCGCGAGGCCCTCGGCAACCACCACTTCCTCGGCTCCGGCTGCCTCGCCTCCTGGGACCAGCTCGACTCCGGACTGCTGCCCCAGGGCGACCCGCACTGGCTGGCGGCCCAGGGCGTCCTGCCGGGCCCGGCCGCGCCGGGGCCCGCCGTACCCGGCCCGGACGCGCCGGCCGTGGGGCCCGACGCGGGCGCCGCGTACGACGCGTACGCCGCCGCCCGGGCGCGGGTCGCCGCGCTGGTGGGCGCCCGGCGGCTGCCGTCGCCCGCGCCCTACTACACGCTCACCACCGCCCCCGGCTACCTGCCCGGGATCCTGGCCCGCCACCACCTCGCCCCCGACGGCACCCCGCTGCCCGGTGCGGCCCGCGAACCGGAGGGGCAGTCCCGGCTGCGCCGCCGGCTCCGCGCCCACCTGCGCGAGGCGGCCCGCGGGGCGTACCGGCACGGCGTCCAGCGCGTGGCGCCGGTGATCCGCCGGCTGGGGGAGCTGTGA
- a CDS encoding glycosyltransferase family 2 protein, translating to MPKLSVVVPFYNVQTYAPDALKSLELNARDDFEFLLVDDCSTDGTPQLLERAARELPGAVHLRHDRNGGLATARNTGLDAARGEYLAFLDGDDWLAPGHLARTLAAIEALNCDFVRTDHVQCTGRARSVQRVPYGPQGVVADPRTGILPADRATSVDYPYAWAGMYHRRLLDRGVLRFTDGLRTAEDRPWIWRLHREAESFAPVGLPGIFYRRGVSTSLTQIGDERQLDFIRAFDQILSDTAADRESDLLLPKAVRTYCAIIAHHVGSIERFEPAVAKKLRSMSAAALGRMPQDVLDRALDSMDIERSTLLRRLRGSRRTLSGATA from the coding sequence GTGCCCAAGCTCTCTGTTGTCGTGCCGTTCTACAACGTGCAGACATACGCACCGGATGCCCTGAAAAGTCTCGAACTCAACGCGCGGGACGATTTCGAGTTCCTGCTCGTCGACGACTGCTCGACGGACGGGACCCCGCAGCTGCTGGAGCGCGCGGCGCGCGAGCTGCCGGGGGCGGTGCACCTCAGACATGACCGGAACGGCGGCCTGGCCACCGCACGGAACACCGGACTGGACGCGGCCCGCGGCGAGTACCTCGCCTTCCTGGACGGGGACGACTGGCTGGCGCCGGGGCATCTCGCCCGGACCCTCGCCGCCATAGAGGCGCTGAACTGCGATTTCGTCCGCACCGACCATGTCCAGTGCACCGGCCGGGCGCGGAGCGTGCAGCGCGTCCCGTACGGCCCGCAGGGGGTCGTCGCCGACCCGCGGACGGGCATCCTGCCCGCCGACCGGGCCACCTCGGTGGACTATCCGTACGCCTGGGCCGGGATGTACCACCGGCGGCTGCTGGACCGCGGGGTGCTGCGGTTCACCGACGGGCTGCGGACGGCGGAGGACCGGCCGTGGATCTGGCGGCTGCACCGGGAGGCGGAGTCCTTCGCCCCGGTCGGTCTGCCCGGAATCTTCTACCGGCGCGGCGTTTCCACCTCGTTGACGCAGATCGGGGACGAGCGGCAGCTCGATTTCATTCGCGCATTTGATCAAATCCTGTCGGACACGGCGGCGGACCGGGAATCCGATCTACTGCTCCCGAAAGCCGTCCGAACATATTGTGCAATTATCGCGCATCATGTCGGGTCCATCGAAAGGTTCGAACCGGCCGTGGCCAAGAAACTCCGCTCGATGAGCGCGGCCGCGCTCGGACGCATGCCGCAGGACGTATTGGACCGGGCCCTGGACTCGATGGACATCGAGCGCTCCACCCTGCTGCGCCGCCTGCGCGGCAGCCGCCGCACCCTGTCGGGAGCGACCGCCTGA
- a CDS encoding polysialyltransferase family glycosyltransferase, protein MPVQIFLASTLYGAATLAAGIDAGSFPRAGRRILLTSNHAVAAEIAPGLADMPGFAALRTRFDEVLDWNRVIEPLHPSTWAPRAEDVPLWERQLRTLWGLGEDRVELIVESLQVPPAQTLCRLFPGAAVDVYADGLMSYGPTRFRLDPHLGMRVRRVLHLDLVPGLEPLLLTEFGVRAELVPTESFVKVLAELSERSDPGAPSASRAPAGPAGPADGDGGGDGDGAAPALLLGQYLSALDLMTPAQEEELHVEMVRGAHALGHRELVFKPHPSAPAAYSCRAEAEAERLGVRLTVVDTPVLAETLYQRLRPALVVGCFSTGLLTAATLYGLPVARTGTDAVLARLTPYPNSNRVPLAVVDALLPDLADAEAVRAWSLPDRSQVRAELTGLLTAVGFTMQPQILSARRGAAEAYLAAHLTDRTWRYFTRRRLTGLGLPGGIPAQLSFLPRSRAVRRAVRRLRRALS, encoded by the coding sequence ATGCCCGTCCAGATCTTCCTGGCCTCCACCCTCTACGGGGCCGCCACCCTCGCGGCGGGCATCGACGCGGGCAGCTTCCCGCGGGCCGGCCGCCGGATCCTGCTGACCAGCAACCACGCCGTCGCCGCCGAGATCGCCCCGGGGCTCGCGGACATGCCGGGCTTCGCGGCCCTGCGCACCCGCTTCGACGAGGTCCTCGACTGGAACCGCGTCATCGAGCCGCTGCACCCGAGCACCTGGGCCCCGCGCGCCGAGGACGTCCCGCTGTGGGAACGGCAGCTGCGCACCCTGTGGGGGCTCGGCGAGGACCGCGTCGAGCTGATCGTGGAGTCCCTCCAGGTCCCGCCCGCCCAGACCCTGTGCCGGCTCTTCCCCGGCGCGGCCGTCGACGTCTACGCCGACGGGCTGATGAGCTACGGGCCCACCCGCTTCCGCCTCGACCCGCACCTGGGGATGCGGGTGCGCCGGGTACTGCACCTGGACCTGGTGCCGGGACTGGAACCGCTGCTGCTGACGGAGTTCGGGGTGCGGGCGGAACTGGTGCCCACGGAGTCGTTCGTGAAGGTCCTCGCCGAACTGTCCGAACGGTCCGACCCCGGCGCGCCCTCCGCTTCCCGCGCGCCCGCCGGACCTGCCGGACCCGCCGACGGTGACGGTGGCGGTGACGGAGACGGCGCCGCCCCGGCCCTCCTCCTCGGCCAGTACCTCTCCGCGCTGGACCTGATGACCCCCGCGCAGGAGGAGGAACTCCACGTGGAGATGGTCCGCGGCGCCCACGCCCTGGGCCACCGGGAGCTGGTCTTCAAACCGCACCCCAGCGCCCCGGCCGCGTACTCCTGCCGCGCGGAGGCGGAGGCCGAGCGCCTCGGCGTCCGGCTGACCGTCGTGGACACCCCGGTCCTGGCCGAGACCCTCTACCAGCGGCTGCGCCCGGCGCTGGTCGTCGGCTGCTTCTCCACGGGCCTGCTGACCGCCGCCACCCTGTACGGGCTCCCGGTGGCCCGCACCGGCACCGACGCCGTACTGGCCCGCCTGACCCCGTACCCGAACAGCAACCGCGTCCCGCTGGCCGTGGTGGACGCCCTGCTGCCGGACCTCGCGGACGCCGAGGCGGTCCGCGCCTGGAGCCTCCCGGACCGCTCGCAGGTGCGGGCGGAGCTGACCGGCCTGCTGACCGCCGTCGGCTTCACGATGCAGCCCCAGATCCTGTCCGCGCGCCGGGGCGCCGCCGAGGCCTACCTGGCCGCGCACCTGACCGACCGCACCTGGCGGTACTTCACCCGCCGTCGGCTGACCGGCCTGGGCCTGCCGGGCGGCATCCCCGCCCAGCTGTCCTTCCTGCCCAGGAGCCGGGCCGTGCGCCGCGCGGTCCGGCGGCTGCGCCGGGCCCTCAGCTGA
- the leuE gene encoding leucine efflux protein LeuE — MLGVTDLPTYLAGLVLIILLPGPNSLYVLSVAARRGVRTGYKAAAGVWTGDAVLMALAAAGAASLLQTSPLLFGIVKLLGAGYLTWLAIGMLRGAWSLWRSNRARAEVAAAVEADAGAGENERPYRRALLISLFNPKAILFLMSFFVQFVDPGYAYPALSFLVLGGLLQIGSFLYLTVLIFGGTRLSAAFRRRRRLSAGATSAAGVLFLGFAAKLAVS, encoded by the coding sequence ATGCTGGGTGTGACCGATCTTCCGACCTATCTCGCCGGCCTGGTGCTGATCATTCTGCTGCCGGGGCCGAACTCGCTGTACGTGCTGTCCGTGGCGGCCCGCCGCGGGGTCCGGACCGGCTACAAGGCCGCCGCCGGGGTGTGGACGGGCGACGCCGTGCTGATGGCGCTCGCCGCGGCCGGCGCGGCCTCGCTGCTCCAGACCAGCCCGCTGCTGTTCGGCATCGTCAAGCTGCTCGGCGCGGGCTACCTGACCTGGCTGGCCATCGGGATGCTGCGCGGAGCCTGGTCGCTGTGGCGCTCGAACCGGGCGCGGGCCGAGGTGGCCGCCGCGGTCGAGGCCGACGCGGGTGCGGGCGAGAACGAGCGGCCGTACCGGCGGGCGCTGCTGATCAGCCTGTTCAACCCGAAGGCCATCCTCTTCCTGATGTCCTTCTTCGTGCAGTTCGTGGACCCGGGCTACGCCTACCCCGCGCTGTCCTTCCTGGTGCTGGGCGGCCTGCTCCAGATCGGCAGCTTCCTCTACCTGACCGTGCTGATCTTCGGCGGTACCCGGCTGTCCGCCGCGTTCCGCCGCCGCAGGCGCCTGTCGGCCGGGGCCACCTCGGCGGCGGGTGTGCTGTTCCTCGGCTTCGCGGCCAAGCTCGCCGTCAGCTGA
- a CDS encoding methylmalonyl-CoA mutase has translation MARTESGIPIEPVYGPGDLTGWDPGVALGEPGDFPYTRGIYPTMYTGRPWTMRQYAGFGTAAESNARYRQLIAGGGTGLSVAFDLPTQMGHDSDAPLAHGEVGKVGVAVDSVDDMRTLFEGIPLDRVSTSMTINAPAALLLLLYQLVAEEQGIPGARLTGTIQNDVLKEYIARGTYIFPPGPSLRLTADTFRYCRAEIPKWNTISISGYHMAEAGASPAQEVAFTLADAVAYVRTALAAGMAVDEFAPRLSFFFVARTTLLEEVAKFRAARRIWARVMREEFGARDPKSLMLRFHTQTAGVQLTAQQPELNLVRVAVQALAAVLGGTQSLHTNSFDEAIALPTEKAARLALRTQQVLAHETDVPHTVDPFAGSYAVERMTDELEAAALDLMRRVEDQGGAVAAIEAGFQKAEIERNAYRIAQETDNGERVVVGVNRFALEREEPYEPLRVDPAIEARQCAALARLRAERDAAALDPAMAALREAAAGTGNVLYPMKEALRARATVGEVCGVLREVWGTYEPTGSTW, from the coding sequence ATGGCACGCACCGAGAGCGGAATCCCGATCGAACCCGTCTACGGGCCCGGCGACCTGACGGGGTGGGACCCCGGCGTCGCCCTCGGGGAGCCCGGCGACTTCCCGTACACCCGGGGGATTTATCCCACCATGTACACCGGACGGCCCTGGACCATGCGGCAGTACGCCGGCTTCGGTACGGCCGCCGAGTCCAACGCCCGGTACCGGCAGCTCATCGCGGGCGGCGGCACCGGACTGTCCGTCGCCTTCGACCTGCCGACGCAGATGGGCCACGACTCCGACGCCCCGCTCGCACACGGCGAAGTGGGCAAGGTCGGGGTCGCGGTCGACTCGGTCGACGACATGCGGACGCTGTTCGAGGGGATCCCGCTCGACCGGGTCTCCACCTCGATGACCATCAACGCGCCCGCCGCGCTGCTCCTGCTGCTCTATCAACTGGTAGCGGAGGAACAGGGCATTCCGGGCGCGCGGCTGACGGGCACGATCCAGAACGACGTGCTGAAGGAGTACATCGCCCGCGGGACGTACATCTTCCCGCCCGGGCCCTCGCTCCGGCTGACGGCCGACACCTTCCGGTACTGCCGGGCCGAGATCCCGAAGTGGAACACCATCTCCATCTCCGGCTACCACATGGCCGAAGCGGGGGCCTCACCCGCGCAGGAGGTCGCCTTCACCCTCGCCGACGCCGTCGCCTACGTCCGTACGGCGCTGGCGGCCGGGATGGCGGTCGACGAGTTCGCACCACGGCTGTCCTTCTTCTTCGTCGCCCGAACCACCCTGCTGGAGGAGGTCGCGAAGTTCCGCGCGGCCCGGCGGATCTGGGCCCGCGTCATGCGCGAGGAGTTCGGGGCGCGCGACCCGAAGTCGTTGATGCTGCGTTTCCACACCCAGACGGCCGGGGTCCAGCTGACCGCGCAGCAGCCGGAGCTGAATCTCGTACGGGTGGCCGTGCAGGCCTTGGCCGCGGTGCTGGGCGGGACCCAGTCCCTGCACACCAACTCCTTCGACGAGGCGATCGCGCTGCCCACGGAGAAGGCGGCCCGCCTCGCGCTGCGCACCCAGCAGGTCCTCGCCCACGAGACGGACGTACCGCACACGGTGGACCCCTTCGCCGGGTCGTACGCGGTGGAGCGGATGACGGACGAGCTGGAGGCGGCCGCCCTCGACCTGATGCGGCGCGTCGAGGACCAGGGCGGGGCGGTGGCCGCGATCGAGGCCGGTTTCCAGAAGGCGGAGATCGAGCGCAACGCCTACCGCATCGCGCAGGAGACCGACAACGGGGAGCGGGTGGTGGTCGGCGTCAACCGCTTCGCGCTGGAGCGCGAGGAGCCGTACGAGCCGCTGCGCGTGGACCCGGCGATCGAGGCGCGCCAGTGCGCGGCGCTCGCACGGCTGCGGGCGGAGCGCGACGCGGCGGCGTTGGACCCGGCGATGGCCGCGCTGCGGGAGGCGGCCGCCGGGACGGGGAACGTGCTCTACCCGATGAAGGAGGCGCTGCGGGCCCGGGCCACGGTGGGGGAGGTGTGCGGGGTGCTGAGGGAGGTGTGGGGGACGTACGAGCCCACCGGTTCCACATGGTGA
- a CDS encoding L,D-transpeptidase family protein, which translates to MHRQRVIFRTLGVATAVALAATACGPQKTQPAGSASSAPSSPTAGASPETSNDNKPAEASPSASASPSAPASPSPQPSSSSSPSPAVKPVMANGDESEQVRELQARLRQLKLMSVAPTGFYGSKTTAAVKTFQSKNGLGATGSVDEATWKKIEGSTKKPTAQELNPPTVNEPDAPDPRCMEGRVLCISKESRTLAWMIDGKVVSAMDVRFGSENTPTREGVFKVDRKEKVWTSTIYHTSMPYSMFFSRGQAVHFSADFAARGYNGASHGCVNVRDKAALAAVFNQVNVGDKVVVYW; encoded by the coding sequence ATGCACCGCCAGAGAGTCATATTCCGCACGCTCGGAGTGGCCACCGCCGTCGCACTCGCCGCGACCGCCTGCGGGCCCCAGAAGACGCAGCCCGCGGGCTCCGCCTCCTCGGCCCCGTCCTCGCCCACGGCGGGCGCCTCCCCCGAGACTTCGAACGACAACAAGCCCGCGGAGGCCTCGCCCTCCGCGTCGGCCTCCCCCTCCGCACCGGCGTCCCCGTCGCCCCAGCCCTCGTCCTCGTCCTCGCCGTCCCCGGCCGTGAAGCCGGTCATGGCGAACGGCGACGAGAGCGAGCAGGTGCGCGAGCTCCAGGCGCGCCTGCGACAGCTCAAGCTGATGAGCGTGGCGCCGACCGGTTTCTACGGGTCCAAGACGACCGCCGCGGTCAAGACCTTCCAGTCGAAGAACGGCCTGGGTGCCACCGGATCGGTCGACGAGGCCACCTGGAAGAAGATCGAGGGCTCCACAAAGAAGCCCACCGCGCAGGAGCTGAACCCGCCGACCGTCAACGAGCCGGACGCTCCCGACCCGCGCTGCATGGAGGGCCGGGTCCTGTGCATCAGCAAGGAGAGCCGCACCCTCGCCTGGATGATCGACGGCAAGGTCGTCTCGGCGATGGACGTGCGCTTCGGCTCGGAGAACACCCCGACCCGCGAGGGCGTCTTCAAGGTGGACCGCAAGGAAAAGGTCTGGACGTCCACGATCTACCACACGTCCATGCCGTACTCGATGTTCTTCAGTCGCGGCCAGGCGGTGCACTTCTCGGCCGACTTCGCGGCCCGCGGCTACAACGGCGCCTCGCACGGCTGTGTGAACGTCCGGGACAAGGCCGCGCTGGCGGCGGTGTTCAACCAGGTCAACGTCGGCGACAAGGTGGTCGTCTACTGGTGA
- a CDS encoding RNA polymerase sigma factor — MLGDDAELTAAVLAAQDGDENAFRAVYRAVHPRLLGYVRTLVGDGDAEDVASEAWLQIARDLASFTGDADRFRGWAARIARNRALDHIRMRGRRPAIGGDETELTGRAADCDTAGEAMEALSTGMTMALIAQLPQDQAEAVVLRVVVGLDAKTAAETLGKRPGAVRTAAHRGLKKLAELLSAQDVRGGFEPGSGPGAEAESPVGHNAGGPPRDGGGGRDLDAVPAQRGRGGGLVEQTGVTHSRWRTQKDM, encoded by the coding sequence TTGCTGGGGGACGACGCGGAGCTGACCGCCGCGGTGCTCGCGGCACAGGACGGCGACGAGAACGCGTTCCGTGCTGTGTACCGCGCCGTGCACCCACGCCTGCTCGGATACGTACGCACGCTCGTCGGGGACGGCGACGCGGAGGACGTGGCCTCCGAGGCCTGGCTGCAGATCGCCCGCGACCTGGCCTCCTTCACCGGCGACGCCGACCGCTTCCGGGGCTGGGCCGCCCGCATCGCCCGCAACCGGGCCCTCGACCACATCCGCATGCGCGGCCGCCGTCCCGCCATCGGCGGGGACGAGACCGAGCTGACCGGCCGGGCCGCCGACTGCGACACCGCGGGCGAGGCCATGGAGGCGCTCTCCACCGGTATGACCATGGCGCTCATCGCGCAGCTCCCCCAGGACCAGGCGGAGGCCGTCGTCCTACGGGTCGTCGTAGGGCTCGACGCCAAGACCGCGGCCGAGACCCTGGGCAAGCGCCCCGGGGCGGTACGGACCGCTGCGCACCGGGGGCTGAAGAAGCTGGCGGAGCTGCTGAGCGCGCAGGACGTGAGGGGCGGCTTCGAGCCGGGATCCGGGCCGGGCGCGGAAGCGGAATCTCCGGTCGGCCATAATGCCGGTGGCCCGCCACGGGACGGCGGGGGCGGGAGGGATCTCGACGCCGTACCCGCGCAGCGCGGCCGTGGCGGGGGCCTAGTGGAACAAACCGGTGTGACGCATTCACGTTGGCGGACGCAGAAGGACATGTGA
- a CDS encoding 2-oxo-4-hydroxy-4-carboxy-5-ureidoimidazoline decarboxylase — translation MLSSHLPAQARGSSDPSHGSGLARFNALSPEAAQAVLLHCCGSGRWAHRMATHRPYPDSDALLAAADEASYDLSQADLSEALASECPEELGHGAPYAALLALDAAHAEYERKFGHAFVICLDGHPPEEQADQLLTAIRRRMGHEVDEERSISADELRRVAQARLLDLTRWLTSADGLTATEIGLFAPVG, via the coding sequence CTGCTGTCCAGCCACCTTCCGGCACAGGCCCGCGGCAGCTCCGACCCTTCGCACGGCTCCGGACTGGCGCGGTTCAACGCCCTGTCCCCCGAAGCCGCCCAGGCCGTCCTGCTGCACTGCTGCGGAAGCGGGCGCTGGGCCCACCGGATGGCCACTCACCGCCCCTACCCCGATTCCGACGCTCTGCTCGCCGCCGCGGACGAGGCCTCGTACGACCTCTCCCAGGCGGACCTGTCTGAGGCACTGGCCTCCGAGTGCCCCGAGGAACTGGGGCACGGAGCACCGTACGCCGCCCTGCTGGCCCTCGACGCGGCCCACGCGGAGTACGAGCGCAAATTCGGCCACGCCTTCGTGATCTGCCTCGACGGGCACCCGCCGGAGGAACAGGCCGACCAGCTGCTGACCGCGATCCGGCGCCGGATGGGGCACGAGGTCGACGAGGAGCGCTCGATCTCCGCGGACGAGCTCCGCCGGGTCGCGCAGGCCCGGCTGCTGGACCTGACACGCTGGCTGACCTCGGCCGATGGGCTGACTGCTACGGAAATCGGGCTATTCGCCCCTGTGGGATAG